The sequence TTCTGGAATTATGCGGAGCGGAAGGGTTACTCAGGAACTGCCGTTTTTACTAAACAAAAACCGCTATCTGTTCAGTATGGAATAGAGTTAGATGAACCGGATAATGAGGGTAGAGTCATTACATTGGAGTTTGATGATTTCTACTTAGTAAATGTGTATACACCTAATTCAAAGCGAGATTTAACCCGATTAACCTATCGATTAACTTGGGAAGATGCAATGAAAGTTCATTTATTAAAATTAAATCAACATAAACCTGTTATTTTTTGTGGAGATCTAAATGTTGCCCATCAAGAAATCGATTTGAAAAACCCTAAACCGAATATTGGAAATTCTGGTTTTACAGATGAAGAAAGAAGAAAGTTTACTAGTTTACTAGAAGCAGGGTTTATCGATAGTTTT is a genomic window of Niallia sp. XMNu-256 containing:
- a CDS encoding exodeoxyribonuclease III; amino-acid sequence: MKFVTWNVNGIRACVKKGFLDYFQQVDADIFCIQETKLQENQISLELDGYHQFWNYAERKGYSGTAVFTKQKPLSVQYGIELDEPDNEGRVITLEFDDFYLVNVYTPNSKRDLTRLTYRLTWEDAMKVHLLKLNQHKPVIFCGDLNVAHQEIDLKNPKPNIGNSGFTDEERRKFTSLLEAGFIDSFRYRYPERTDSYTWWSYMNKVRERNIGWRIDYFVVSENLASSIKDVTIHHEVLGSDHCPVMLEIK